One genomic region from Egicoccus sp. AB-alg6-2 encodes:
- a CDS encoding TrkH family potassium uptake protein, with the protein MLLRPGADDLRLIGFYLGKVLLGLSLLMLVPAVVALVLGEWNTLSALVIGAALTAIAGSVAEARLATRQPLTWAHGMVTVALAWLIGAIFAAVPMYLSGHYADLLSAVFEAMSGLTTTGLSVISDLDHTTYSMDLYRHLTHFAGGQGIIIVVLSLFAAGGGRIGTLYLAEARDERILPNFIRTSRFIYKVAATYLVVGTFAVTVTLLVAGFTPARALYHGVNLFLAAFDTGGFSPMQASVIYYHSFAVEAVLLVLMLAGAISFGLHFQMWHGDPRQVLRHIETRTLALSSSVLFAVICFGLVRSGTYDTLPALIRKGFFTMISAVSSAGFQVNVGDTYLTDWGVMAPAAIVATMALGGMASSTAGGIKAIRVGIAAKTLVHDVRKLLNPESAVVVTTYNAGRRTILRDDMARAATTVLLLFVVTYLLGAMVGLAYGGYDITQTLFESVSAAANMGLSIGVTEPDMPRGLMAVYLVQMWLGRLEFVAVFALIGYLISLARGRASR; encoded by the coding sequence GTGCTGCTGCGTCCGGGCGCCGACGACCTGCGCCTCATCGGCTTCTACCTCGGCAAGGTCCTGCTCGGCCTCTCGCTGCTGATGCTCGTCCCGGCCGTCGTGGCGCTCGTGCTCGGCGAGTGGAACACGCTGTCCGCACTGGTGATCGGCGCGGCGCTGACCGCCATCGCCGGCTCCGTCGCCGAGGCCCGGTTGGCCACCCGCCAGCCGCTGACCTGGGCCCATGGCATGGTCACGGTCGCTCTGGCGTGGTTGATCGGCGCCATCTTCGCCGCCGTTCCGATGTATCTGTCCGGGCACTACGCCGATCTGCTCTCGGCGGTGTTCGAGGCGATGTCGGGCCTGACCACCACGGGGCTGTCGGTCATCAGCGACCTCGACCACACCACCTACTCGATGGACCTGTACCGCCATCTGACGCACTTCGCCGGCGGCCAGGGGATCATCATCGTCGTGCTGTCGCTGTTCGCCGCCGGCGGCGGGCGGATCGGGACCCTGTATCTCGCGGAGGCCCGGGACGAGCGGATCCTGCCCAACTTCATCCGCACGTCACGCTTCATCTACAAGGTCGCCGCCACCTACCTGGTGGTCGGGACCTTTGCGGTGACGGTGACCCTGCTGGTCGCCGGCTTCACTCCCGCCCGGGCCCTCTACCACGGCGTCAACCTGTTCCTGGCCGCGTTCGACACGGGCGGCTTCTCGCCGATGCAGGCCTCGGTCATCTACTACCACTCGTTCGCCGTCGAGGCGGTCCTGCTGGTGCTGATGCTGGCCGGGGCGATCTCGTTCGGGCTCCACTTCCAGATGTGGCACGGGGACCCACGGCAGGTGCTGCGGCACATCGAGACGCGCACGCTCGCGCTGTCGTCGAGCGTGCTGTTCGCGGTGATCTGTTTCGGTCTCGTGCGGTCGGGCACCTATGACACCCTGCCGGCGCTCATCCGCAAGGGGTTCTTCACGATGATCTCGGCGGTCTCGAGCGCCGGATTCCAGGTCAATGTCGGGGACACCTATCTGACCGACTGGGGGGTGATGGCGCCCGCGGCGATCGTGGCGACCATGGCGCTGGGCGGGATGGCATCGTCGACCGCGGGCGGGATCAAGGCGATCCGCGTCGGCATCGCCGCCAAGACCCTGGTCCACGACGTCCGCAAGCTGCTCAACCCGGAGTCGGCGGTGGTGGTGACGACCTACAACGCCGGCCGCCGCACGATCCTGCGCGACGACATGGCACGGGCCGCGACGACGGTGCTGCTGCTGTTCGTCGTCACGTACCTGCTCGGGGCGATGGTGGGGCTCGCCTACGGCGGCTACGACATCACCCAGACCCTGTTCGAGTCGGTCTCCGCGGCGGCGAACATGGGCCTGTCGATCGGCGTGACCGAGCCGGACATGCCGCGTGGCCTCATGGCGGTCTACCTGGTCCAGATGTGGCTCGGCCGCCTGGAGTTCGTGGCCGTGTTCGCGCTGATCGGGTACCTGATCTCGCTCGCCCGCGGACGGGCGTCCCGATGA
- a CDS encoding TrkA family potassium uptake protein, giving the protein MYVVIAGGGKIGRYIAKDMIDKGHEVTVVERIGSRCEQLVAETNVLVIEGDACDVRYLEQAHTDRADVFVATTHEDDDNLVACQLAKIEFGVKRAISRVNTPKNVEIFERLGIEPVSSTRLISELLENEFSIGELIHLTSLKGGRVSLVELRIPDGPRAPGPRAIEDLDLPHEAVLVAIFRGSETVIPRGGAQLLPGDEVVVLTSPELEERLTHTLLGRR; this is encoded by the coding sequence GTGTACGTCGTGATCGCCGGCGGCGGCAAGATCGGCCGCTACATCGCCAAGGACATGATCGACAAGGGGCACGAGGTCACCGTCGTCGAACGCATCGGATCCCGCTGTGAGCAGTTGGTCGCCGAGACCAACGTGCTCGTCATCGAGGGCGACGCCTGCGACGTCCGCTACCTCGAGCAGGCGCACACCGACCGCGCGGACGTGTTCGTCGCGACCACCCACGAGGACGACGACAACCTCGTGGCGTGTCAGCTCGCCAAGATCGAGTTCGGCGTCAAGCGCGCCATCAGCCGGGTCAACACCCCCAAGAACGTCGAGATCTTCGAGCGGCTCGGGATCGAGCCGGTGTCCTCGACGCGGCTGATCTCGGAGCTGCTGGAGAACGAGTTCTCCATCGGCGAACTGATCCACCTCACCAGCCTGAAGGGCGGCCGCGTGAGCCTGGTCGAGTTGCGCATCCCCGACGGACCACGGGCACCGGGCCCGCGCGCCATCGAGGACCTCGACCTGCCCCATGAGGCGGTCCTGGTCGCCATCTTCCGGGGCAGCGAGACCGTGATCCCCCGAGGCGGCGCCCAGCTGCTGCCGGGCGACGAGGTGGTCGTGCTGACCAGCCCCGAACTCGAGGAACGTCTGACCCACACGCTGCTGGGCCGCAGGTGA
- a CDS encoding TrkA family potassium uptake protein — protein sequence MHIIIGGCGRLGAEIADRLSEDADTDVVVCDVDPLAFDRLGSAFNGETVVGDCTDRDVLEQAGVHRADGLIAVTRFDNANLMAVEIATHLYDVPRTIARLFNPEREDVYRKLGVRYVSGTGLIAKLFLNEFRDESYPLHVAFTDTEVSIVDLEVDTRGHGMTVEEFEVDGQLRVAAVRRGTRVFIPDRTDRLERDDVLTAAMKPAAHRRIQELVRDPFDRERIHMGQE from the coding sequence GTGCACATCATCATCGGTGGTTGTGGCCGTCTCGGGGCGGAGATCGCCGACCGCCTGTCCGAGGACGCCGACACCGACGTCGTCGTCTGCGACGTCGACCCGCTGGCGTTCGACCGGCTCGGTTCGGCGTTCAACGGCGAGACCGTGGTCGGCGACTGCACCGACCGCGACGTGCTCGAACAGGCCGGTGTCCACCGCGCCGACGGACTGATCGCGGTCACCCGCTTCGACAACGCCAACCTCATGGCGGTCGAGATCGCGACCCATCTGTACGACGTCCCCCGCACGATCGCGCGGCTGTTCAACCCCGAGCGCGAGGACGTCTACCGCAAGCTCGGCGTGCGGTACGTGTCGGGCACCGGCCTGATCGCGAAGCTGTTCCTCAACGAGTTCCGCGACGAGAGCTACCCGCTGCACGTGGCCTTCACGGACACCGAGGTCTCGATCGTCGACCTCGAGGTGGACACGCGTGGTCACGGCATGACCGTCGAGGAGTTCGAGGTCGACGGCCAGCTGCGGGTCGCCGCCGTTCGTCGCGGCACGCGCGTCTTCATCCCCGACCGGACCGACCGACTGGAACGCGACGACGTGCTGACCGCGGCGATGAAGCCCGCGGCACACCGCCGCATCCAGGAACTCGTCCGCGATCCGTTCGACCGCGAGCGCATCCACATGGGTCAGGAGTAG
- a CDS encoding 4-hydroxy-3-methylbut-2-enyl diphosphate reductase — MPPTTLLLAAPRGFCAGVDRAVLIVEKALESYGAPVYVRHEIVHNTHVVESLRREGAVFVEDETVVPEGAVVVFSAHGSPPEAFANSKRLGHSLIDATCPLVTKVHNEARRFAEADMDIVLIGHEGHQEVIGTMGQAPRSIRLVETPDDVDALEYDHDANIAYITQTTLSMDETSAVVGRLRERFPMLHQPKKDDICYATQNRQDAVKDLAGACDVILVVGSQTSSNSKRLVEVSRDRGTPAHLIDSAADIDEAWVRDATTVGLTSGASAPEVLVEGVIDWFRDRGLQKVRTVTTVEEDVEFAMPSVLTRRLQGSGASSTDGSGSSAPSASARART; from the coding sequence ATGCCTCCTACCACGCTCCTGCTCGCGGCGCCGCGCGGATTCTGCGCGGGCGTCGACCGTGCCGTCCTGATCGTCGAGAAGGCGCTCGAGTCGTACGGCGCGCCCGTCTACGTCCGCCACGAGATCGTCCACAACACCCACGTGGTCGAGTCGTTGCGCCGCGAGGGCGCCGTCTTCGTCGAGGACGAGACCGTGGTGCCCGAGGGTGCGGTCGTGGTGTTCTCGGCGCACGGCTCGCCGCCCGAGGCGTTCGCCAACTCGAAGCGGCTCGGCCACAGCCTGATCGACGCGACGTGCCCGTTGGTGACGAAGGTCCACAACGAGGCCCGCCGCTTCGCCGAGGCCGACATGGACATCGTGCTGATCGGTCACGAGGGCCACCAGGAGGTCATCGGCACGATGGGGCAGGCGCCGCGTTCCATCCGCCTGGTCGAGACGCCCGACGACGTCGACGCGCTCGAGTACGACCACGACGCGAACATCGCCTACATCACCCAGACCACGCTGTCGATGGACGAGACCAGCGCCGTGGTCGGCCGGCTGCGGGAGCGCTTCCCGATGCTGCACCAGCCGAAGAAGGACGACATCTGCTACGCGACCCAGAACCGCCAGGACGCGGTGAAGGACCTCGCGGGCGCGTGTGACGTCATCCTCGTGGTCGGCTCGCAGACCTCGTCCAACAGCAAGCGGCTCGTCGAGGTGTCGCGCGACCGGGGCACCCCGGCACACCTGATCGACTCGGCCGCCGACATCGACGAGGCCTGGGTCCGCGACGCCACCACGGTCGGGCTGACCTCGGGCGCCTCCGCGCCCGAGGTGCTGGTCGAGGGGGTCATCGACTGGTTCCGTGACCGCGGGCTGCAGAAGGTGCGCACGGTCACGACCGTCGAGGAGGACGTCGAGTTCGCGATGCCGTCGGTGCTCACGCGCCGGCTTCAGGGCAGCGGCGCCTCGTCGACCGACGGGTCGGGTTCGTCGGCGCCGTCCGCGTCGGCGCGCGCCCGGACGTAG
- a CDS encoding HRDC domain-containing protein: MSRVTEPPAALDAFSVRFVDRDEEVADGLRAVAADVVGVDVERADADSYFRRAALVQVGVAGHCLLLDGVTLPAMPDLDAFLGPDRVAVLHAIENDLEPLAAKGVVPDRVADTAVAAAVLGLPTGLGSLLDEVLGVQLTADKEAYQRADWEERPLSDGMAAYAAGDVVHLPALWREMADRLDAAGRRHWYEQELTATVARAGESTRDWTRVKGSGRLAPEQRAVLRAVWEERERLAQEHDIAPNRLLHDDVLRSIATEPPRTVPQLVRRSQRRRNLLRRHAADLFAAVERGLEAAPEPRETSGHRWSDGDRRVFDALRRARTEVADELGVDAGVLCPSKPLWRAITGQPQDAAELCALVELRPWQTEVLAPSLWDAYVRARADADGADEPDPSVDEAPLP, encoded by the coding sequence ATGAGCCGCGTCACCGAGCCGCCAGCGGCGCTGGACGCCTTCAGCGTGCGCTTCGTGGACCGCGACGAGGAGGTCGCCGACGGGCTGCGGGCCGTGGCAGCGGACGTGGTCGGTGTCGACGTCGAACGTGCCGACGCCGACAGCTACTTCCGCCGGGCGGCCCTGGTCCAGGTCGGCGTCGCCGGGCACTGCCTGCTGCTCGACGGCGTCACGCTGCCGGCCATGCCCGACCTCGACGCCTTCCTCGGTCCCGACCGCGTCGCGGTGCTGCACGCGATCGAGAACGACCTCGAACCGCTCGCCGCGAAGGGCGTGGTCCCCGACCGGGTCGCCGACACCGCCGTGGCGGCGGCGGTCCTGGGTCTGCCGACCGGGCTGGGATCACTGCTCGACGAGGTGCTCGGGGTCCAGCTGACCGCCGACAAGGAGGCCTACCAGCGCGCGGACTGGGAGGAGCGGCCGCTCTCCGACGGCATGGCCGCCTACGCGGCCGGCGACGTGGTCCATCTCCCGGCCCTGTGGCGGGAGATGGCCGACCGGCTCGACGCCGCGGGACGACGCCACTGGTACGAGCAGGAGCTGACCGCCACCGTGGCCCGGGCCGGGGAGTCGACGCGCGACTGGACCCGGGTCAAGGGCAGCGGGCGCCTCGCACCGGAGCAGCGCGCCGTGCTGCGCGCCGTCTGGGAGGAGCGCGAGCGGCTGGCCCAGGAACACGACATCGCTCCGAACCGGCTGCTGCACGACGACGTGCTGCGTTCGATCGCCACCGAGCCACCGCGCACGGTCCCCCAGCTGGTCCGGCGCAGCCAGCGCCGGCGCAACCTGCTGCGCCGCCACGCCGCGGACCTCTTCGCGGCCGTCGAGCGGGGGCTCGAGGCCGCTCCCGAACCGCGCGAGACGTCCGGGCACCGCTGGTCCGACGGCGATCGCCGCGTCTTCGACGCGCTGCGTCGCGCCCGCACCGAGGTGGCCGACGAGCTCGGCGTCGACGCCGGCGTGCTGTGTCCGTCCAAGCCGCTGTGGCGGGCGATCACCGGGCAGCCGCAGGATGCCGCCGAATTGTGCGCGCTCGTCGAGTTGCGACCGTGGCAGACCGAGGTGCTCGCCCCGTCGCTGTGGGACGCCTACGTCCGGGCGCGCGCCGACGCGGACGGCGCCGACGAACCCGACCCGTCGGTCGACGAGGCGCCGCTGCCCTGA
- the mshB gene encoding N-acetyl-1-D-myo-inositol-2-amino-2-deoxy-alpha-D-glucopyranoside deacetylase, translating to MPRSREELALTVPTLLCVHPHPDDESIACGGLLARSAAEGRRVFVVTCTGGEEGENLAGIDLGDEDLVSHRRRELADALAALGVTEHAYLGYRDSGMAGSEANGHPDSFHRADLDEAARRLAAILRRVRPHVVVSDDERGTYGHPDHVKAHTVTVRAVELAADHGADVPGEPWQVAKRYVHAIGRSRLWQLHRALVAADLVSPFGAADTLMEDLPFGVDDEVITAEIDVEEWMPRKRSAMAAHRSQIADDSFFLNLPDGLMRQTQAIEQFVLEQGPPSPEVPETDLFAGIASNDGTVVAG from the coding sequence ATGCCCCGATCACGCGAGGAGCTGGCGTTGACGGTCCCGACGCTGTTGTGCGTCCACCCCCATCCCGACGACGAATCGATCGCCTGTGGCGGGCTCTTGGCCCGCAGCGCGGCCGAGGGCCGGCGGGTCTTCGTCGTCACGTGCACCGGCGGCGAGGAGGGCGAGAACCTCGCCGGTATCGACCTCGGCGACGAGGACCTGGTCTCGCACCGCCGGCGGGAACTCGCCGACGCACTCGCGGCCCTCGGCGTCACCGAACACGCCTACCTCGGCTACCGCGACAGCGGGATGGCCGGCAGCGAGGCCAACGGCCACCCCGACAGCTTCCACCGCGCGGACCTCGACGAGGCGGCCCGCCGACTGGCCGCGATCCTGCGCCGGGTGCGACCGCACGTCGTGGTCTCCGACGACGAGCGTGGCACCTACGGCCACCCCGACCACGTGAAGGCCCACACCGTCACCGTACGGGCCGTCGAACTCGCGGCGGACCACGGTGCCGACGTGCCAGGCGAACCGTGGCAGGTGGCCAAGCGCTACGTGCACGCCATCGGCCGCAGCCGACTGTGGCAGCTGCACCGGGCCCTGGTCGCCGCGGACCTCGTCTCGCCGTTCGGTGCGGCGGACACGCTGATGGAGGACCTGCCGTTCGGCGTCGACGACGAGGTCATCACCGCCGAGATCGACGTCGAGGAGTGGATGCCGCGCAAGCGTTCGGCGATGGCGGCCCACCGCAGCCAGATCGCCGACGACAGCTTCTTCCTGAACCTGCCCGACGGTCTGATGCGGCAGACACAGGCGATCGAGCAGTTCGTCCTCGAGCAGGGCCCGCCGAGCCCCGAGGTGCCCGAGACCGACCTGTTCGCCGGCATCGCGAGCAACGATGGGACGGTCGTCGCTGGGTAG
- a CDS encoding flavin reductase family protein has translation MSEPLPRHAPATPDGTADGGPDDAAFRAALGRFATGVAVMTAVTDGVAHGMTANAVSSVSLTPQLVLVCVERTAVMAERVRTAGSFALSFLAADQVALSAWFADPTRPDEAQFAEVACRTEASGAPVLEGTVAWVDCRVEAIHTAGDHDIVVGEVLALGTGPADDPLLYYASDYRRLQG, from the coding sequence GTGTCCGAGCCGCTTCCGCGCCACGCCCCGGCGACCCCGGACGGGACCGCCGACGGCGGTCCCGACGACGCGGCCTTCCGCGCGGCGCTCGGCCGTTTCGCCACCGGGGTGGCGGTGATGACGGCCGTGACCGACGGCGTGGCCCACGGGATGACCGCCAACGCGGTGTCGTCGGTGTCGCTCACGCCGCAACTCGTCCTGGTCTGCGTCGAGCGAACGGCCGTCATGGCCGAGCGTGTGCGCACGGCCGGCAGTTTCGCGCTGAGCTTCCTCGCGGCCGACCAGGTCGCGCTGTCCGCCTGGTTCGCCGACCCCACCCGGCCCGACGAGGCCCAGTTCGCCGAGGTGGCGTGTCGGACCGAGGCCAGCGGCGCACCCGTGCTCGAGGGCACGGTCGCCTGGGTCGACTGTCGCGTCGAGGCGATCCACACGGCCGGCGACCACGACATCGTCGTCGGCGAGGTGCTGGCCCTCGGCACCGGCCCGGCCGACGACCCGCTGCTGTACTACGCCTCCGACTACCGCCGCCTGCAGGGCTGA
- a CDS encoding secondary thiamine-phosphate synthase enzyme YjbQ yields MHTRRHTLRTGDRRITDVTDLCAAFVAEIGTDGLLHVFLPHATAGLALLETGAGSDTDLADHLDALLPRDDRWRHAHGAPGHGADHVLPALISPSLVVPVDAGRLALGTWQSIVVVDTNPDNPERTLRLSLLAG; encoded by the coding sequence GTGCACACCCGCCGACACACGCTGCGCACCGGTGACCGGCGCATCACCGACGTCACCGACCTGTGCGCGGCGTTCGTGGCCGAGATCGGGACCGACGGGCTGTTGCACGTCTTCCTGCCCCATGCGACCGCCGGGCTGGCGCTGCTCGAGACCGGCGCGGGATCCGACACCGATCTCGCGGACCACCTGGACGCCCTGCTGCCGCGCGACGACCGGTGGCGACATGCGCACGGGGCACCGGGGCACGGCGCCGACCATGTGCTGCCGGCACTGATCAGCCCCAGCCTGGTGGTCCCCGTGGACGCCGGACGTCTGGCGCTCGGGACGTGGCAGAGCATCGTCGTGGTGGACACCAACCCCGACAATCCCGAACGGACGCTACGGCTGTCGCTGCTCGCCGGTTGA
- a CDS encoding TrkH family potassium uptake protein produces MFLRPDGRDLRIIGFYLGKVAMALALMMALPVPVAVVVGEWDAATALLAGAGIAASIWQAAEWRLQTRAALTWAHGTVVVAVAWLLGSVLAAVPLFLSGHFGDFLDAWFEAMSGLTTSGLSVAQDLDHLSYAMNLYRHLTHFAGGQGIVIVALSLFTAGGSSIGTLYVAEGRDERIVPSVVRTARFIYLIAGAYLLAGTLALFLSLSVAGLGGWRGVWHAVNLFFAAFDTGGFSPASSSIAYYHSAGVEAVLMVLMVAGTISFGLHYLLWTGARGELLRNLEVRTLLVTLSAFSVLALYGLARSGAYTSTEPLFRKGFFTLLSAHSGTGFAVNNGTLFVTDWGVLAPAAVVAVMGLGGMAGSTAGGIKALRIGLAAKGLLREVRRLLQPESAVTVATYHSGKRRILRPPTLIAATTILLLYVVIYLGGALVGLLYGNWDVTETLFESVSAAANVGLSVGITDPDMPRLLQLTYILQMWLGRLEFMAAFAFLGYGVSLLARRH; encoded by the coding sequence ATGTTCCTGCGTCCCGACGGTCGCGACCTCCGCATCATCGGGTTCTATCTCGGCAAGGTCGCGATGGCCCTGGCGCTGATGATGGCGCTCCCGGTGCCCGTCGCCGTGGTGGTGGGCGAGTGGGACGCCGCGACCGCTCTGCTCGCCGGTGCAGGTATCGCGGCGTCGATCTGGCAGGCGGCGGAGTGGCGCCTGCAGACCCGCGCCGCGCTGACGTGGGCCCACGGCACCGTCGTGGTCGCCGTCGCCTGGCTGCTCGGTTCGGTCCTGGCCGCCGTGCCGTTGTTCCTCTCGGGGCACTTCGGCGACTTCCTCGATGCCTGGTTCGAGGCGATGTCGGGCCTGACCACGTCCGGACTGTCGGTCGCGCAGGACCTCGACCACCTGTCGTACGCGATGAACCTGTACCGGCACCTGACCCACTTCGCCGGCGGGCAGGGCATCGTGATCGTCGCCCTGTCGCTGTTCACGGCGGGTGGTTCCAGCATCGGCACCCTCTACGTCGCCGAAGGCCGCGACGAGCGCATCGTGCCGAGCGTGGTACGCACCGCACGGTTCATCTACCTCATCGCCGGCGCCTACCTGCTCGCCGGCACCCTCGCCCTGTTCCTCAGCCTGTCGGTCGCGGGTCTCGGCGGCTGGCGCGGCGTGTGGCACGCCGTGAACCTGTTCTTCGCCGCCTTCGACACCGGCGGCTTCTCGCCGGCCTCCTCGTCGATCGCCTACTACCACTCCGCGGGGGTGGAGGCCGTCCTCATGGTGCTGATGGTGGCCGGGACGATCTCGTTCGGTCTGCACTACCTGCTGTGGACCGGCGCACGCGGTGAGCTGCTGCGCAACCTCGAGGTCCGCACGCTGCTCGTCACGCTGAGCGCCTTCAGCGTGCTCGCGCTGTACGGACTGGCACGTTCGGGCGCCTACACGAGCACCGAACCGCTGTTCCGAAAGGGGTTCTTCACCCTGCTCTCGGCCCACTCCGGCACCGGATTCGCCGTCAACAACGGCACCCTGTTCGTCACCGACTGGGGGGTGCTCGCGCCGGCGGCCGTCGTGGCGGTCATGGGGCTGGGTGGCATGGCGGGGTCGACCGCTGGCGGCATCAAGGCGCTCAGGATCGGTCTCGCGGCCAAGGGGCTGTTGCGGGAGGTGCGCCGGCTGTTGCAGCCGGAGTCGGCCGTGACGGTTGCGACCTACCACTCCGGCAAGCGACGCATCCTGCGGCCCCCCACCCTGATCGCGGCGACCACGATCCTGTTGCTGTACGTGGTGATTTACCTCGGTGGCGCCCTGGTGGGGCTGCTCTACGGGAACTGGGACGTCACCGAGACGCTGTTCGAGTCGGTGTCCGCGGCGGCGAACGTGGGGCTGTCGGTCGGGATCACCGACCCGGACATGCCCCGCCTGCTGCAGCTGACCTACATCCTGCAGATGTGGCTCGGGCGGCTCGAGTTCATGGCCGCCTTCGCCTTCCTCGGCTATGGCGTCTCCCTGCTGGCGAGGAGGCACTGA
- the upp gene encoding uracil phosphoribosyltransferase — protein MSAVTVLDDPVAGIQLASLRDERTTPEHFRHHAQRLGSMLALRAVADLPGATSTVQTPLGPSPATGPGRTIVAVPVLRAGLGLLAGVHDVLPTALVGMIGLERDAATLQARRYYFKVPPLDGAWVLVLEPMLATGGSASDAVKALDAEGAEQVTVLSVVATRQGVDRILDENPGVRIVTAAIDPRLDENGYINPGLGDFGDRLFGTPH, from the coding sequence GTGTCCGCAGTCACCGTCCTCGACGACCCGGTCGCCGGGATCCAGTTGGCCTCGCTGCGTGACGAGCGCACGACCCCCGAGCACTTCCGCCACCATGCGCAGCGCCTCGGCTCCATGCTCGCGCTGCGGGCGGTCGCCGACCTGCCGGGCGCGACCTCGACGGTGCAGACGCCGCTCGGCCCCTCGCCGGCCACGGGTCCGGGACGCACGATCGTCGCGGTACCGGTGCTGCGCGCCGGGCTCGGCCTGCTCGCCGGCGTCCACGACGTCCTCCCGACCGCACTGGTCGGCATGATCGGGCTCGAGCGCGACGCCGCCACCCTGCAGGCACGCCGTTACTACTTCAAGGTGCCGCCCCTCGACGGCGCGTGGGTGCTCGTCCTCGAACCGATGTTGGCCACCGGTGGTTCCGCCTCCGACGCGGTGAAGGCGCTCGACGCCGAGGGTGCCGAACAGGTGACGGTGCTCTCGGTCGTCGCGACCCGGCAGGGGGTGGACCGCATCCTCGACGAGAATCCCGGGGTCCGGATCGTCACCGCGGCGATCGACCCGCGCCTGGACGAGAACGGCTACATCAACCCCGGCCTGGGCGACTTCGGCGACCGGCTGTTCGGCACGCCACACTGA
- the pyk gene encoding pyruvate kinase: MRRAKIVATLGPALDDPDRLRAAIAAGVDVVRLNFSHGTKEDHKRRLDRIHAVAAEVGRNVGSLGDLQGPKIRLGMVPDDGVVLEDGGEVVLVTGVETLDRYEERDGVPVLPVVYEHLAEDVEPGALILMDDGLLRLVVSRVDGDRVHARVVSGGPAKSRKGVNLPGVAVSAKSLTDKDREDVQTMVEIGVDWIALSFVRRPEDVREIRDLVRSLGGEQPIVAKLERPEAVDNLEDIIKETDAVMVARGDLGVEVGPEKVPAIQKQMIDLANRYSKPVITATEMLDSMIRNPRPTRAEASDVANAIFDGTDAVMLSGETAAGRFPVEAVRTMARIIEVAESAPERIHTVPPMTGQVLGRVVAKAAKQVADDVDATAILVFSFSGRSVQLVSKFRPTQPVIGLTTEHATVRRLALMWGTTGTVVPMKDHSRDLILAAEEVCLEKGYGVRGDTVVIVSGIPGGHGGTNRVMVHRLGQAPD, from the coding sequence GTGCGTCGTGCCAAGATCGTCGCAACACTGGGTCCTGCGCTCGACGACCCCGACCGCCTGCGCGCGGCCATCGCCGCGGGCGTCGACGTGGTCCGGCTGAACTTCTCCCACGGCACCAAGGAGGACCACAAGCGCCGGCTCGACCGCATCCATGCCGTCGCGGCCGAGGTCGGGCGGAACGTGGGCAGTCTCGGCGACCTGCAGGGCCCGAAGATCCGGCTCGGGATGGTGCCCGACGACGGCGTGGTGCTCGAGGACGGTGGCGAGGTCGTGCTCGTCACCGGGGTCGAGACGCTCGACCGCTACGAGGAGCGCGACGGTGTCCCGGTCCTGCCCGTGGTGTACGAGCACCTCGCCGAGGACGTCGAGCCCGGTGCCCTGATCCTCATGGACGACGGCCTGCTGCGCCTGGTGGTCTCGCGCGTCGACGGTGACCGGGTCCACGCCCGCGTCGTCTCGGGGGGGCCGGCCAAGTCGCGAAAGGGCGTCAACCTGCCCGGCGTCGCGGTTTCGGCGAAGTCGCTGACCGACAAGGACCGCGAAGACGTCCAGACCATGGTCGAGATCGGCGTCGACTGGATCGCGCTGTCGTTCGTGCGCCGTCCCGAGGACGTCCGCGAGATCCGCGACCTCGTGCGCAGCCTGGGCGGCGAGCAACCGATCGTGGCGAAGCTTGAGCGTCCCGAGGCGGTCGACAACCTCGAGGACATCATCAAGGAGACCGACGCGGTCATGGTCGCCCGCGGCGACCTCGGTGTCGAGGTGGGTCCCGAGAAGGTGCCCGCCATCCAGAAGCAGATGATCGACCTCGCCAACCGCTACAGCAAGCCGGTGATCACGGCCACCGAGATGCTCGACTCGATGATCCGCAACCCGAGGCCGACCCGCGCCGAGGCGTCCGACGTCGCCAACGCCATCTTCGACGGCACCGACGCCGTGATGCTCTCGGGCGAGACCGCCGCCGGCCGCTTCCCCGTCGAGGCGGTCCGCACGATGGCACGCATCATCGAGGTCGCCGAGTCGGCTCCCGAGCGCATCCACACCGTCCCTCCGATGACGGGCCAGGTGCTCGGGCGCGTGGTCGCCAAGGCGGCGAAGCAGGTCGCCGACGACGTCGACGCCACCGCGATCCTGGTGTTCAGCTTCTCCGGCAGGTCGGTGCAGCTGGTCTCGAAGTTCCGGCCGACCCAGCCGGTCATCGGGCTGACCACCGAGCACGCGACCGTGCGGCGGTTGGCGCTGATGTGGGGCACGACCGGAACGGTGGTGCCGATGAAGGACCACTCCCGTGACCTGATCCTGGCGGCCGAGGAGGTCTGCCTGGAGAAGGGCTACGGGGTGCGCGGCGACACCGTCGTGATCGTGTCGGGGATCCCCGGTGGGCACGGTGGTACCAACCGCGTGATGGTCCACCGCCTCGGCCAGGCACCCGACTGA